The segment tatgatattaaaatattaaaaataatatgtattttCTGATTGTTTAGAATAGTAATGATGAATTAGTTTAGTTACTTTTTTGTTGTAATCAaatgattttaacaaaaataaactttttcttaatttgtgtatttatcctagaatatcatataaaaagaaacataggGAGTAATATACAATGTCAATTTTTGTCTTTTACAATGAATATAACTTTgaactatttataaaatcatagtaaaataaacatataagtCTTTTTCCTTACAATTTTGGTATCTTTGTGTGTTTATGTAGTATTGTTCCTATGCAGATGTATCTGATGCTTCTAcatgaattttataaaacattatttGATTTCTTATGATCATGCGATTCTgaacataattaataaacaaaacttATTGTATATGTGGTGTTTTCGATATTTCATTCATAGAAGTTGTATTAAATTTgatgaaatataatatagtaAACCATAAGGGTTACCAAAATATAGTGCCATCAATAGTTTCTCGTGGTTAAGAGAACATTATTGTTCCAACCCTACTCTATTTTTATTCCAAATTTCATTTTAGAGTAAACTCTTCTCTAACCTTCATTTCATATTCAacttcaaaatggagtaatggctAGAGTTACCTCATTATTTCATTTTGTAGTTAAACTcttttatttatggaattatCCTTTTAATTCtgaataattttgtttcatacttaaataatatttaaaattacacaataacgaaaaaaatattccacaaatattatttaataattttacataaaattcataaattaacaaaaatcaaaactaagcattattaatataaaataaaataaataatttaataatttcgtTAAAATTGCTACCAAAATCAGTAAAATAAATGTTCTTTTaattcataattttgtttttaaattggAAAAAATTCATATGATGAAAATTGCACCAATTTAAGTTAGAAGATAATCTCTCTCTGTAGAAATTGAaattgcaaaaacaaaaaaatgtccTATTTTAGAATGTTTTTGTtcgatttagaaaaaaaacaaaatatcattattcattaaaaataaattagttgatcatttgtggaaaaatattctaatgctcattactaaaaaaatatatggtatcttatattttttttatgatttaattgtatttaataaaatatattttatggaaGTTTTGTAGACATAAAATAGTTGGATTAGTTGTTAAACTTTTATAAGTtgaaaatattactaaaaattattaactaaataaaaaaagttttggaaatatattatttagagtAAAAAGTGGAATAATATATTGGAATAAAACTCAACTCTATTTTATAGTTACAccattttgaaataaaatgaaGTAATACACAGGAAATGTTCTGGATAGGctggaaaaaaaattgatacatCTTTAACCTGGATGTGAATCCAATGGACACTTTAAAATTGGCAGAAACGGAATCTAGTATGTGGGCAGCGGCTCAAGAACTAGATGTAAGAAGTACTATGAGCCCTCTGTCCCACACATCTAACCAGCTCTCCCCCGCAGAGCTGGGCGCCGGGGACCTGGATGCACCGCCACAAGCTATTCAACAAAACACAATTCCAGGGAGAGGGTGTTTTACAGATGGATCGTGGAAGGACAAAGATGTTTTCTCGGGACAAGGCTGGTATAGCACCTTGGAAAGCTTTGAGGGACTAATGGGGGCGCAAAATGTTTGAGCCAGTATATCACCCCTACACTCTGAGGTGGAGTTtttaatttgggcaatggagtgtatgaaaAACTTACGAcagtttcaggttacgtttgcaacggattgttctcagttggtgaagatggtttcggaaccagaggagtggccagcgttcgcaagttatctggaggatataaAGAGTCTACAAAGCAGTTTCTATAACTCACAGCTCATTTATATACCACGAACGGAAAATTCAAGgacggatcgtttagcacgtagtgccagacaacaatcgtctttcgtcgttcacattGATGCAGAGCTACCGGTTTGGTGTGCatagtctatatgagtctgtgtatttgatgaaaaaaaaaaaattgatacatCTTAGCGGAAAAATTATGATGAATGCAAACGCCCGAATACGATTAAGTTATAGTTTGAACTTTGGTATAACACTAATTTTTCTGATAAACCCTGTCGAGTTGGACCTAAATAATCGACAAGATAGACTTTACAGATAATCTTGAGCAAAGACGGTTTGACGTTGATTAACATAACGTTGACGATAAACATAGGGAAAGTGGGAAACACGGGTGAAGAAAGGCTGTTGTTCAAACAAATTGGGAAATTGCGTTCCAAGTTggagtttaaaattttatttcacaacttttttgtttgctaaaaacaaatagtaatgaaataaaatagtttatttcaCAACTTGTGTGAAACTTAGTTATTTCTCTGAAACAGATTTTAGTAGTATTAAATATTGATCCATGTTGGGCACTTAGGTAGAATATAttaacatttagaccaaaaTTAAAGATACTAAGAATAGTAAGACAAAACGAAAACAATACTAAAAATGCATACAATGCCGCCTTAGTATGAGGCTGGTCAATACAACCGTGCCAGGAATTTCCAAAATTCagtatttaaaaaagaaatttgttaaaatataaaattaaattttaaattagatcGTGTTATGATATAAGAtactttcagatattttttaaagaaaatagttaatttgttcagaaataatttgaataatttaaataatatttttaaatttcaaattataaataatatttttaaattaaaatttaataattatttgatcTAACATTGACTTTTTGCCAAATAGTCCCTGACTCTCTTTGGTTTATGGCTccggaaggaactcgtccccttGTGTAAAATTTCATGTTATCAATTTAATCcaatagatgacaaaaaaaagccATGGCTCTCTTCAGGCATGTAATAAAAGCTCTGAATGATGCGGAAGCCAGCTTAAGAATTTCGAGTTCCGAGgaaaaatattgttaataatattactACGAGTGAtgtcataaaataaaatcaaactattcttgttttcattgttctttatcaagaaaaaaatcttgttttcgTAGTATCTACTCTATCTTTTTGGTGGtgaatttggtttggttaaaagtatatgattcataaataaatgaaaactagaaaaaacaaatatgaaatgtattttcttttttgaaaaaataacaaacaaaataagaGATACTGAGAAAATTAAGAGCTGGACGCAATTAAAAAAGGATTACTTAACAATTAAAAACGTAAACTGATAAACACAATGAGCAGATGCTGACGCCACTCTCTTAAATGTGGGTCATCCTTTCTTCGCAAGGGCCTATATAAAGGATCCCATGCGACTCTCTCCTTCTCCCATCAAATTTAGTTTAATCTAATAAAACTGTGTGATAGATACATTCTGAAACACATAGAGCGAtattgaaagaaagaaagaaaagagataatAATATCAATAATGGGTAGATGGGCAATCGCAGTACACGGCGGCGCCGGAATCGACCCTAATCTTCCCGTAGAGAGACAAGAACAGGCGAAACAGCTTTTAACTCGTTGTCTTAACCTCGGCATAGCAGCTTTACGCTCTAACGTCTCTGCCATTGACGTCGTTGAGCTCGTCGTACGTGTTCTCTTTCATGtctctatattttatttaacatttttattttggttctaAACGATTGACGCATGTGCAGATTAGAGAATTAGAGACGGATCCTTTGTTCAACTCGGGCCGTGGATCTGCTTTGACGGAACAAGGAACGGTGGAGATGGAAGCGAGCATTATGGACGGTACGAAGAGACGATGCGGCGCCGTTTCGGGGATAACCACCGTGAAGAATCCTATCTCTCTCGCTCGTCTCGTTATGGACAAATCTCCCCACTCTTATCTAGCCTTCTCAGGCGCGGAGGAGTTCGCTCGTAAAcaggtatttttattttactattttaccCCTGCGATTTTTATTCTTAACCGCTCGGTTAATTTTATCGCTTAACCGGAATCGATCGGTTTATAGGGAGTTGAGATTGTAGACAACGAGTACTTTGTCACGGAAGACAACGTGGGGATGCTTAAGCTGGCCAAAGAAGCTAACTCAATCTTGGTAATATAAGATTTGACTTAATCTCCACCGTTCATTTATTCACCGCACGTTTTTAATCGTGTGGTCTgtgtttttcttgtttcttttttttcagtttgaTTACCGTATCCCGCTAGGATGCGCCGGTGCAGCCGTAACCGACAGTCCTATAGTGATGAACGGTCTACCGATAAGCATTTACGCGCCGGAGACGGTAGGATGCGTGGTGGTTGACAGAGAAGGACGGTGCGCCGCCGGGACATCAACGGGAGGTCTAATGAACAAGATGATGGGGAGGATAGGAGACTCGCCGTTGATAGGAGCCGGGACGTATGCGTCTGAGCTTTGTGGCGTGTCGTGTACCGGAGAAGGAGAAGCTATCATAAGGTCGACGCTGGCGCGTGACGTGTCGGCTGTTATGGAGTATAAAGGGGTCGGGCTTCAGGAAGCGGTTGATTATGTGATCAAGCATCGACTGGACGAAGGGTTCGCTGGACTTATTGCTGTGTCGAATAAAGGAGAGGTGGTTTGTGGTTTTAATTGTAATGGGATGTTCAGAGGATGTGCAACTGAAGATGGGTTCATGGAAGTTGCTATGTGGGAGTGAGagagattttatttatttatttattttaaatggcTTAGTGTGCTATTATTATCATCATCCCTTCTTTGTTGCTTAGTACCTTTTCATGAATCCAAATCTCGATGTACTTGTGGACACGATCTCTGAAAGTTTTAAGCAGCTCCATTCCATGCTCCTTGTATATGTCAGTTTCATGGGCCCTCGTCTTGGCCTCTTTACACTGAAGAATCCACCTCTCCACGTCTTAGTAAACATGATTCCAAGGGAATTGACATTGTAATATGTTCTCGGGCTTCTTAGAGCACCCCATTGGTGAACTCTTCATTCTCGTTTCCCAATGTAatttttatactccctctgtatcattttaagtgatgtttaaggtttttacacaaagattaaaaaaatacaaatttttatggaatttatcttggttacataaaatttcattaaataaaatcagtctaaccaataaaaaaacatgtaatattttgtaattggttgcaAATTTCAgttgacattaaattttatcttgaaatgtgagaacatcacttattatgaaacaaaataaaaatgcttaaacaacacttaaaatgatacagagggagtaattttttattttttttttcatttgattttttttttttaaattaatgaacAGACCAGTCGCATGTCGTGAGGCCCGCGGAACAGTGGTTGAACCGTCTTTTACCAGTGATCTTTTCCGACCCAGATTCACCTCCAtctcattattatatatttttttttttgaaaatcgtGTGAACCCCCTAAAAACCTTTAATGCAAATGCTTTTTCGAGAAGATTCATGTTGTTCAGAGTCCAGAGAAAAACAGATGGTTGGATACTTTTCACTGGCATTCCCACTGTCGATGCAGTTACAGTTTTCTAAACACATTAGCCTGAAAGCATTTGCAGTACTTGTTCAAGCACTTAGTTCTTGAAAGCTCTTGAAAGCAGCCGAATTTCAGTATCATGTGTAGCCTTGTACTACAACATTACAAGCGCAGATCACTCTTGAGACTTACAAATCTGAAAAAGATGTGAAATCCCTCAAAAAGTTCACCAACGGCAAGTGTATGTACACTGTTTTCCAATATTCTAGGAGTTATTTAGTCCATTTTACATGGTGATATGTTTCAGTCAAATAATATCTTAGCTTTCTTTTTCCAAGTTAGACAGGGTGGAAGATAGTTGACTGAAGACATGAAATGTGTGCAAAATGTTAGCTAATTATCACAACTGGTAATACCATTATCAACGGTAAGGATCACAGAGCTGGAATTTTCTGGTAAATGAAAAGACAAGTGGCAGAATGCTTAACCACTAATCAGCAATTACCAAGATAAAAAAGTGTATAGCAACTCTGACATCTAGGAATGGAGGCGGATCAAGTATTACCATATTTTCCATTATTTGATATCTGATATTTGCTTTGTATTTTacaaatatctaattttttatttgttttatttcggAAAAATATGGATATCAGGAAAAcgaaatattcaaaaaatttacagatatttgcggatatttatGGATATCTCATCATTTGGttcaatacaaataaatttagaaaaaccATACaagtttgttttcaaaaatatattttacatgatatagaataaaaataaaatttagcgaaattatatatttcataaatttttaaaaataattaaatatttttataaaacataaaattttagaaaactaaaGTTTGTAagaattttatatacttttcttaatttaatacttctataagtaaatttaataaaaaaagtttaataatttatatgttagaAGTTGGAATGAGTCAGATATCTaactttgaaattttagaaTTATATGATTTACTTCATTTTTAGTGGATAttgatttcaaatatttttttattttgaaaacttacgaatattaaaatcaaatcaTCGAGTAATAAAAGGTCCGTGCCAACCCACATCCACCATGATCACCACCATTATTCTCAAAATATGACatcgaaaacaaaaaaaaccatCAACGCACGTGGCGAATTCTCACGTTGAAAGCTTGGATAAGTCAGACGCGGCACCAACGTTTTCGGTCGCGATTTTATGTTTCCGACAAAGAGAAaggctttttatttttaattttcgcGATTGAAACCTAACATGAACGGCTACGTTATTTGACTGTAcgaatagaaacaaaaatagccaaaagctttgatcaaaaaatttcaatgatcttctttttttttaattaattaacgaGCGTCAACAACACAGGTACTACAAAATGAAAGCTACATTAAAGAGTTTCAACTACTTGTCTGTCATAAACAACCCTCATCATCGTCATCTCCACAACTCCACAATCTTGTCCTCCCTGAATTCTGTGTTTCGATTCTTCCGATCTAACCATCTCTTCAGTAAGTTCTCTTTATCCGAATCTGTTTTTGTCGGTAATTATGATCTGTCTGTTTCACGTTGCTTGGTTCGGATtcgtctctctttttttctttttatcttaacCGCATCTTACATGTTCGACGAAATGTCTTAAAAATTCGTTTTCGGTATACAACGTTTGATCACCCGTCCCAACTCAACAATTATGTTATTTGATCTCAAATTTTTTCAGCTTCTCCAAGGAAATATACAGTCTCCtctttggtttattttggatctcttgtttaaatataatttgcttttattacttttaaattataCATCACCAAATGATCTCTATGTGAGTAATGATGCAGGTACACAGTGTGGTTCACTCATGGAAGTGTGTAAAGCGGTTTTTTCACAAGGGTCAAATGCGTGTGATCGGGTAGCTATTAAAGCCGATGGGATGAGTTACTCTTATGCCCAGCTTACTTCCTCTGCCTTGACAATATCTCAACTGTTCCACAACGAAAATGTATGGTGATCGGTTTGAATTTGTAGCTTTTTTCTCTTGACAAAGCCTCTTAAAAGTTAATAGGTTTCTTTTTATTGGACTTTACTCTTGTCTGCATTTTTTTCTGTAGGGAGGTGAAACTAGGAAGTATGGTAGTCTTCAAGGAGCTAGAGTTGGGATTGTGGCGAAACCTTCAGCTGAGTTTGTTGCAGGAGTCCTTGGGACTTGGTTTAGTGGTGGCGTTGCCGTTCCACTTGCACTCAGCTATCCTGAGGCTGAACTCTTATATGTCATGAGTAACTCGGTATGTTGAAAATCTATTTGCCTTCCTATTTTTTTGAGACCCTTCCTGCTAGTTTGTAGTACTCACTTTAGGGATGATCGGCTTTATGCCTTTATCACAAtattcaaacaaacaaaaaaatcgtATAAGCTATTAGTCATTCTTCTTAGGTTTCTCTGATCTTAGTTGTATGCTCAGAGTGTTGATCGCTCATTTAACCTATTGATTTTCTAGAATCAGTTGAGGCTAATATAGAAAAGCCTTAGGTTTTCCTGGCTGGCTCTGTCTTCTACCACATTCAAGCGTTGCAAAATGAGTGTGTGCTATGGTGCTCTCAACTCTGTAATAAGAGTTGTTGACATTTTCTGGGACTATAATCCTGTTTGTTGTCTTTGGAATCTAGGACATATCTGTGTTATTGAGCACGGAGGACCATAGTGAAACTATGAAAACTATAGCAGCAAAAAGCAACGCTCGCTTTCTTCTGATTCCCCCTCTTCTTAACTCTACTTCAGAAACTGTTACAAACAATCAGTTTCAAGATGACAGTTTTCAAGAAGACGGAAAACTTCTAGGTAAATTTTGAATTATACTTGAAATCATGAACTATATTCAAAGctgattttttgaaattttgctACCATACATTCAATCAATTATTAGTATGTCTTTTCCACATCAcatcagtttttttctttgagcAGATGATCCAGCATTGATAGTCTACACTAGTGGTTACAACTGGTAAACCAAAGGGAGTTGTCCATACTCACAAAAGCATAAATTcccaggtatatatatatatatataaatattatatatatatatatatattatatatatatatatatatattcaaccTCCACATGCATTAGCAACTGTGATCTCTTCTGAGCATTAGAAGTACTCATCTGTCTCTCCAGTGGGTAAGGGAAAATGATGATTTAACTTGGAAGCTTGTAAATGTTGCAGGTTAGAATGCTAACTGAAGCTGTGGGAGTACACATCTGCTGATCACTTCCTCCATTGCCTCCCACTACATCATGTTCATGCCTTTTTAACGCTTTATTTGCTCCTCTTTACGCTCGGTCTTcggtaatttatatatgtttcggctaactatttgaaaaataacTTACTTGAAATTAACAGGCTGGTTACTGATGTTTACAATTCCTCCTTAAAGGTTGAGTTTTTACCCAAATTTAGTGTTAGTGGAATCTGCGCAGATGGCGTGAATCATATCCATTGAATGATGAGAAAACGACAACGCCATAAACTGTATTTACTGGAGTAAGTTTCTCTTTGTTTCTGCTTCCTTAATACTACGTTTTAATTTTAAGAGAGATTCAGGCTTGAGAGAGAAATATAGCATTTCAATTGGTTAAAAAGTGAATGTTGTGATATACAGGTTCCAACCATGTATACTCGGTTGATAAACAAGGTTATGAAGCAATGGATCTAGAAACGAGGAGTCAAGCGCTTTTGCCGCGCAGAAGCTTCGCCTAATGGTAAGCAACCAAATGTTTGAGAAGCGCTAATACAAGCTTAATTACTACTAGCGTTATTATATCCTTAGTGCTAACATTGTTTGCTGATGAAAAAACATTCACAGATGTCTGGCTCCTCTGCTCTTCCTAGACCGGTCATGCACCAGTGGGAAAGTATCACAGGTCATCGTCTTTTGGAACGATATGGCATGACTGAGGTAACTATATTTTTCTTGTCTCTTTTAGTTACATACACAATACCTTTTAGAAACATGTTTCTTAGTAGTTCAATATTTGTTCAATATTCATAGTTTGTAATGGCAATATCAAACCCTCTACTGGGTGCAAGGAAAGCAGGAACTGTAGGCAAACCGCTTCCCGTGTGGAGGGTCAGTTAGATCTTTTCCTCCTTTTAACTAAGTTACTAATATTATAGGCTAAGATTGTGTATAAACATTATAGGCTAAGATTGTACAAGATGAAAATGATGCGGATGGAGTGGGTGAGATTTGTGTAAAGAGCCCATCTTTGTTCAAGGAGTACTGGAATCTTCCAGAAGTGACTAAAGAATCATTCACGGAAGATGGATACTTCAAGACGGGAGATGCTGGTAGAGTGGATGAGGAAGGATATTACGTGATTCTAGGACGTAAGCAGAAAAAACAAAAGGACATTCGGACACAACTTATAAGTGGCTTTGTGTTTCCATCTCTTGATATATTCCTTTTTGGGTGTTTTTAGGTACTAGCGCTGATATTATGAAGGTTGGAGGATACAAGTTGTCTGCCTTAGAAATCGAATCTACCCTACTTGAGGTAAACACTAACATCCGTTTTGAGTTTATTTTTTGGGGTCATTGAAGGTATCATAAAGCTCTTCAGTAAACCAAGAAAGAAGCTGACTTAAACTGAAATATCTGGCCTTTGTTGTGTTCTGGCCAGCACCCTACGGTTGCAGAATGTTGTGTGTTGGGGTTACCAGACAAAGATTATTGGGGAAGCGGTTACAGCGATAATTTGTAGTAGAGACTGGAGCAAAGAGGAAAAAAGAAGATGAGTCAAAACCTGTGATGACCTTAGAAGAACTCTGCGGTTGGCTAAAGACAAGCTTGCT is part of the Raphanus sativus cultivar WK10039 chromosome 5, ASM80110v3, whole genome shotgun sequence genome and harbors:
- the LOC108859734 gene encoding probable isoaspartyl peptidase/L-asparaginase 2, with amino-acid sequence MGRWAIAVHGGAGIDPNLPVERQEQAKQLLTRCLNLGIAALRSNVSAIDVVELVIRELETDPLFNSGRGSALTEQGTVEMEASIMDGTKRRCGAVSGITTVKNPISLARLVMDKSPHSYLAFSGAEEFARKQGVEIVDNEYFVTEDNVGMLKLAKEANSILFDYRIPLGCAGAAVTDSPIVMNGLPISIYAPETVGCVVVDREGRCAAGTSTGGLMNKMMGRIGDSPLIGAGTYASELCGVSCTGEGEAIIRSTLARDVSAVMEYKGVGLQEAVDYVIKHRLDEGFAGLIAVSNKGEVVCGFNCNGMFRGCATEDGFMEVAMWE
- the LOC108856547 gene encoding LOW QUALITY PROTEIN: malonate--CoA ligase (The sequence of the model RefSeq protein was modified relative to this genomic sequence to represent the inferred CDS: inserted 4 bases in 4 codons; deleted 6 bases in 5 codons; substituted 1 base at 1 genomic stop codon) → MKATLKSFNYLSVINNPHHRHLHNSTILSSLNSVFRFFRSNHLFSTQCGSLMEVCKAVFSQGSNACDRVAIKADGMSYSYAQLTSSALTISQLFHNENGGETRKYGSLQGARVGIVAKPSAEFVAGVLGTWFSGGVAVPLALSYPEAELLYVMSNSDISVLLSTEDHSETMKTIAAKSNARFLLIPPLLNSTSETVTNNQFQDDSFQEDGKLLDDPALIVYTSGTTGKPKGVVHTHKSINSQVRMLTEAWEYTSADHFLHCLPLHHVHXLFNALFAPLYARSSVEFLPKFSVSGIXRRWRESYPLNDEKTTTPXTVFTGVPTMYTRLIQGYEAMDLETXESSAFAAQKLRLMMSGSSALPRPVMHQWESITGHRLLERYGMTEFVMAISNPLLGARKAGTVGKPLPVWRAKIVQDENDADGVGEICVKSPSLFKEYWNLPEVTKESFTEDGYFKTGDAGRVDEEGYYVILGRTSADIMKVGGYKLSALEIESTLLEHPTVAECCVLGLPDKDYGEAVTAIIVVETGAKRKKEDESKPVMTLEELCGWXKDKLAPYKLPTRLLIWESLPRNAMGKVNKKELKKSLDHQE